Sequence from the Metopolophium dirhodum isolate CAU chromosome 2, ASM1992520v1, whole genome shotgun sequence genome:
TGCAATAAAAccatataaaacttattttaaagaGGTTGAAGATATATTAAGGAAAGACAAACGgcggtatttttttttggatagcATACCTGATGAACGTTCAGAATTTATAGTTTCCTATATTGAAGAATTAGAAAAACGTGGTCCACCCTCGTTGACTGGTCAGATAGCCCTAAGCCCCTGTCTATAAAAATGGGaagggaaatatttttttgggcgATTGTTAACTCCACcagttttattatgaatattatattatatcaactatATGCTCTTAGCCGTtagagaatttttaatttttggcttcattttgatatattttatgtaaaatgtattatttacttataagttataactattatattttaatgtggacgattatcaattaatattatgaaaattatgaatattatattatatcaattgtatGCTCTTATAtgttagataatttttaattcaatgaaaaataaaagaattcattttttatgtgaAGATAGAAaaagtgtaaaatgtaaataattaatttagttataattagaGTTGAAAATAATGGCTTACTGACAGTTACTGTCTCATTAAAGAATGTAAATCAATGTCTACCAAGTACCAAAGTTTGTATGTGAAAAAAGAGTGTTGCAAGTACACGCGGATGAAGTGAAACTTTTTTAAAGAGGGTATGAAAAAATAACACTATTGTCCATCACTGTCAAATATTAGGTTTATAttgttggtaaaataaaaaaataaaattttcaattgaaattaatttatcattattatacaaatattattatactataaaataaagaataatgtaaatattatttatcacattcatatgatatatattattatattggtaatcataatcaatttatatattttatgtatggaTAAGGTTCATTTCGGATTGAGTAATAAGGGTCATTTTAAAACACAGATTTGACATGGGAATAGTACGTTTTGATCTATTCTGACGACGCCAATCGATTTATCGATCGATATCTAACTCGATTttggcaatagtacgttttggatttCCAGCCCTCAAGTATTTACTCACTAGGACAAATGAGGTAaaagcatagataatataatatatatatcttatattatctatgggtaaaagcatgcatcaaattgtCTCGTTTAAATGCCCTCGATTAGATCagctagtaattatataaaaatttaaaaaaacaaatatgtttCCAAGTTATATGGTTTTCAAAATGTTCTTgagtattaaatttgtatgcatTCATGATTATTGTGGTTGTTTAATTGTACATAGCTGAATAGCGTATAATGTGAACTGATAGTTCTGTTAGTTTGCGTGTCTGCCCCACTTATGATTGGATGGCATTTCATGAGCTCTGGCCTCTAACAGTCTAACCTGTATAGATAATCGTGCTTCCAACgtttaatatacaaatcaaaaacaaaagaaacataaataattattagacgcCTTTATTAAGTTTTGAGatcttaattatatattaaaatactcaacaacataaaataatattctatttaatatgatataaatgattCATTATCGTCATTGCAAGATAAAGCTCctacataatgaaaaaaataattgaaaattcaaactatttaggtattgttttcataaatcacaTATTGTATTACACCTAAACCtacactattaaaatataaagtatgttgtattccaattattaaattaaaattctaacaCAGATagcaaacaataattaaaattttccaAGCATGGTATTTTcacaaattaaattgatttgGAATCAAGTTATGAATCACAattcacaattaataataaatattataattaataactaaatagtaaatatgcattaatagtttaatagttaAAGTATCAACATATaaagctaaataataataatgcctttatagacaaataatatggtatttgttttaatatgaaaatctatttcaaaaacaattatcatGGACATGTGTCTTTAATACATCTagatcaaaataaataactctgtttttttccatataatattattgttattgttatctaTAAGATTTTTACTAGATGCAATGTTGTAATGCATGAGGGTACTTACATgtacatgatatatattatgtttttatattgaattatatttggcttataaatcaattataaatcttaagcttaaataaatttaacactttGGAATATATACAGGAATAAAATGGTTGTCAATAGAATTAACTACATGTAAAGATcactttttcaaattttttgccACTGCAAACCCAATTCCGACGATAGCACTAAGGCCTAATGCCAAAGCTCCAGCCACCGCCATTCCTTTGTGTGCATctgaaataatttcaaaataatgattcacaacatatataatacagtactattttttttcttaatttgaacaTTCACTTGGACATTTAAATATCAaagaataaaactatttttagaactgtcattaacataaataataattataatttgatttaattttgtttaactataatacttcagtatttaatatttatgataccattattataattattaggagGTTTgacatgtgtataataatggAAAGGAACAAAATACAttgatgataatgatattaaatgatGATcatgatcaaaatatattaaactattttcaaaacGTACCAGATTCcattttcttttgaattgtgATCAACAAGTTCTGTGCTTGCATATTTTCAGGTTGCATATGTAAGAATGCTTTAATGAATTGCAGTGCTGTACTATATTCctgaaaaatatgtattaattgttaagggatttaaaatagtaataaaatcttAGAATCTTCAATAAATATAGgaacatattgtaatataggtctttttctatatattttttttttttatgagaccATAAAACATAAGGTATCATACTCGGTACTTACTTTAATTCTTGAATTTCCTAATGATAAGTAATAAAGGTAATTTCGTTTGGCATCATCATCATTAGCTTCATGTTTAATCAACTGTTCCAATAATATGAGTCCTTTTCTGATGTCAGCTGGATAATTGCTTCTCACTAAGCACCAAGCATAATGAAACTTTGTTTCTTGAGAAACGGTTCCTGTAGTTAGTTGATTATGATATTCTTTTTCAAAtttctgaaaattataaataggtatttaagattttatataaatattataccaataacaAATTGTAGTTTCTTATGTTTTAACAGACgaaaatttattgttaatataatatgcattatatcaaaaaattatcaGATGACAAATGTTACAATGACCTTGAACTTAAACCAAATGTAAAAAGAAaactttagttttaaaataaaacaagcctataataaatgttatgagtattgtaggtaggtaaattaagGTTTTCCATTATGACCGTCGCAGTATAATATAACCAAGTAGTGGTATCCCATTCCACCATACTCGTTTCTTGTTCAATGTTTATTACACATAATTAATCTATTTAAGTATAGCCACGTTCAAAAAAAGTATagtgttaattataacaaatctTTAATTTACCTTCCTTGATAAATTCAAACCTTAGAGATtccaataaaatatctatttccgCACCAAAGACGAATCCAAAAGCCACAAACTGACATAACCGAGAGGGGAACACAAcagtattgtatatattttgtattgttggaCTCCAGACCAACTGAGATAGTACAAGGAAGGCCTTTTATCTAAAAACTAGCAGTGTCtacgtaggtacttaaaaacaaaaactgtaaTGATAAATCAGTGTCCGCTAGCAAAAGATTAAGAAATGGCTATTGAATGGGCATCGTAAATCGATGGAGAATACAAATAGATAAACAATAAGGACTTACCTTAAGATCTTCCATGGTGACCACATCGCTTAAAACGTCTTCAACGTCCATTTTCTCGGAggttttcaaaattgtaatctGCCAACTACTTAccactataaaaaaatactataataaatttaaaaaagttaaaaacgtACGTCGTTTATGTGCACCAAAAGGGTGGCGGCAGACTACGGCGGACTCGTAGAATAAAGATAACTGGGCGGACTGACAGACCTTTGTAGACGAGTTAATCCGATTCTGacgaaatatcaaataatagatGTTTGTCGGGTAAACGTATGACGTATCATCTGACTCAATGTTTGGAATTACACAGttacactattttattattattgtatatagtttgATAAGCCATACAtacacgatgataataatatatattgtaatcaaatataatagtttttagcaCGGTTGTATATCTACAACCATGGTTTTTAGGTAGTACGTTTTAGTGAGATTTCAAATTCTGAAGACGTCAAAACGATTggattgtattataaataataaataatgagtaaatacaataaacttatcattaattatcaaaaatcaaaattaaaaaataatattatttattattaggcattgtaatttgtagcattgactgtatagtgtataatgtatattttgtgtgCGAGTGAGACAGTTGAACAGTCAACAATAATTACCACCGCATAACTACTCAGCAGCTGATCGCgtttgttatcacttatcaacaTGGTTATTGTAAAGTGTAAGCATTATTCTGTATTTATGTTACGCATaggcatagataataatatattaatatattgtgttaatatcttatattcttatatagtCTTCTATTTATAGTTACTATGGTGTCTGTGTATCGCCACATTTTACTAAcacagatttctatatagtaGTGTAGACCAAGGTGTATTATCAATACAAGACGTGCCAGTGCATCctaatcccccccccccagatGCCACCATTGGTTGAGTACACGgagttatatataggtagtagacagtatcatgataatatataataataaagaagtcTGTGATTTAGTATTTTTTCGTATAATTCTTCTACTATCTATGATTTTACGACTCAATACTTACTACGAAACATCACGATGTACTATCTTCTGTAAATCGTGCGTAATCGCATaggcaattataatatttataaaactgattacatattcgtatttttataatatatatacggtaACAACCTAGTCCACAGTCCAGTAGTCCAAATGGCACAGacatagattattataaaatttttagaatattataaaaggcacggatataattttataaaaaaaaaaaaaaatatacaacattgtCAACATAGTGATTAgatatatattagattatattatagtaattaatactaataatttatgtaatattattagcatagacaaatatttaaataaaatagttaataaggcaattagtaaATTAGTTAAACACGTCTTGAAATACTGTAATTTTGTATGACGTATAAaccattgacatattatattattatgtcttaatttataggtactttatacgTATAAACAGTGGCTATTTCGGAGGGGGGATATGGGTGTTAACTGTTACAACACCCCTCCCCCCATCGGctgtattttgttatatttcaccAAATTCCAAACTTATACATTATACCGAATTTCTACT
This genomic interval carries:
- the LOC132939862 gene encoding mitochondrial fission 1 protein is translated as MDVEDVLSDVVTMEDLKKFEKEYHNQLTTGTVSQETKFHYAWCLVRSNYPADIRKGLILLEQLIKHEANDDDAKRNYLYYLSLGNSRIKEYSTALQFIKAFLHMQPENMQAQNLLITIQKKMESDAHKGMAVAGALALGLSAIVGIGFAVAKNLKK